One window from the genome of Variovorax sp. PAMC26660 encodes:
- a CDS encoding PilX N-terminal domain-containing pilus assembly protein produces MRRADRSPQRGFSLIVVLLMLVVVSVLGIGAAQVSLVNERSARNDRDTEVAFQAAEAALVDAESDVLGPNGSTRQRLCLFSSADVTAFMAGCGGEGERQGLCAPGEAGSEPAWMTADFSADAGKSVAYGTFTGQHYLSGDAARGSRAGALSARAPRYIVEALRHRGGWQADQLQSASASDARYIFRVTAIGYGMREETRVVLQTSLYKPAASAGCPS; encoded by the coding sequence ATGAGGCGAGCGGATCGATCCCCGCAGCGCGGTTTCTCGCTGATCGTCGTGTTGCTGATGCTGGTCGTTGTCTCGGTGCTGGGAATCGGCGCCGCGCAGGTATCGCTCGTCAACGAACGCAGCGCGCGCAACGACCGCGACACCGAGGTGGCGTTCCAGGCCGCCGAGGCCGCGCTGGTCGATGCCGAGAGCGATGTGCTGGGGCCCAACGGCAGCACGCGACAACGCCTGTGTCTTTTCAGCAGTGCGGACGTGACGGCCTTCATGGCCGGATGCGGCGGCGAAGGCGAACGCCAGGGGCTGTGTGCGCCGGGCGAGGCCGGCAGCGAGCCAGCCTGGATGACGGCCGACTTTTCTGCCGATGCGGGCAAGTCGGTGGCCTATGGCACGTTCACTGGCCAGCACTACCTCAGTGGCGATGCTGCACGCGGCTCGCGGGCCGGTGCGCTGTCCGCGAGGGCGCCACGCTACATCGTGGAGGCCCTTCGCCATCGCGGCGGGTGGCAGGCAGACCAGCTCCAGAGCGCGAGCGCCAGCGACGCCCGCTACATCTTCCGCGTCACGGCCATCGGCTACGGCATGCGCGAGGAGACGCGGGTGGTGCTGCAGACCAGTTTGTACAAACCGGCAGCCAGCGCTGGCTGCCCCTCATGA
- a CDS encoding PilW family protein, with amino-acid sequence MRVREPMVPAPQRGVTLVELLVAVAIALGLVLAATATFLGSRQLFNADNEAHAVEDSLRFAGFVVKGIVRQAGYADYAPDYIDADGMAASGSNANLLASSDDPLDLNIVGASNTRVGATGNGYGRHNSRGVNDSDSLLVRFFGRSRAAGDGTEPDGTMVDCMGFAQPGPAAGRATSADRAWSFFYVAEAADGEPELYCKYRSDKKGSFRAEPLARGIEVFKVVYGYDSNGDGIPERWLDAMQIEAQATSAAKTNDEWRKVVALRIGMVARSARDNSGPRQAGELLYPLGPAFFDVSFKPKPDGRLRRVATFTVMLRNVAKAPRP; translated from the coding sequence ATGCGGGTTCGTGAGCCGATGGTGCCCGCGCCACAACGCGGAGTGACGCTGGTCGAGCTGCTGGTTGCCGTGGCCATCGCGTTGGGGCTGGTGCTCGCAGCCACGGCCACATTCCTCGGCAGCAGGCAGTTGTTCAATGCCGACAATGAAGCCCATGCGGTCGAAGACTCACTGAGGTTCGCGGGCTTTGTCGTCAAGGGCATCGTGCGGCAGGCGGGCTATGCCGACTACGCACCCGACTACATCGATGCGGATGGCATGGCCGCCAGCGGAAGCAATGCCAACCTGCTCGCGTCCTCCGACGATCCCCTGGACCTGAACATCGTCGGCGCCAGCAACACGCGCGTCGGCGCCACCGGCAACGGCTACGGCCGGCACAACAGCCGGGGCGTGAATGACAGCGACTCGTTGCTCGTGCGCTTCTTCGGCCGCAGCCGCGCCGCAGGCGACGGCACCGAGCCGGACGGCACCATGGTCGATTGCATGGGCTTCGCGCAACCGGGCCCCGCTGCCGGCCGTGCGACGTCTGCAGATCGTGCCTGGAGCTTCTTCTATGTCGCCGAGGCCGCGGACGGCGAGCCCGAGCTTTATTGCAAGTACCGCAGCGACAAGAAGGGCAGCTTCAGGGCCGAGCCTTTGGCGCGTGGCATCGAGGTGTTCAAGGTCGTCTACGGCTATGACAGCAATGGCGACGGCATCCCCGAGCGCTGGCTCGACGCCATGCAGATCGAGGCGCAGGCCACCTCTGCCGCGAAGACCAACGACGAATGGCGCAAGGTGGTCGCGCTGCGCATCGGCATGGTGGCGCGCAGCGCGCGCGACAACAGCGGGCCCCGGCAGGCCGGTGAACTGCTCTATCCGCTGGGGCCCGCATTTTTCGACGTGAGCTTCAAGCCCAAGCCTGATGGCAGGCTGCGTCGCGTCGCGACCTTCACGGTCATGCTGCGCAACGTCGCGAAAGCCCCCCGGCCATGA
- the pilV gene encoding type IV pilus modification protein PilV yields the protein MASSKHSGTGFSLVEVLVSIVVLSVGLLGTMHMLLASVRTSHEAATFTAAVNLVRELSEKARMNKGVAASNSTANAYLVEQWVAGSGNDVGSIGRMCAASGASCDAAQLAGWDMREWKQRIAKALPEARVSVCFDEAPWNDAAGEYAWPCSHTGRNVVVKLGWTPRVLAETAPTRAPRLVMQLIAGQADDGHAGS from the coding sequence ATGGCTTCATCGAAGCATTCAGGCACGGGCTTTTCGCTCGTGGAGGTACTCGTTTCCATCGTCGTGTTGAGCGTGGGCTTGCTCGGCACGATGCACATGCTGCTGGCTTCGGTGCGCACGAGCCACGAAGCCGCAACCTTCACTGCGGCAGTCAACCTTGTTCGCGAACTGTCGGAGAAGGCGCGCATGAACAAGGGCGTCGCGGCGAGCAACAGCACGGCCAATGCATACCTTGTCGAGCAGTGGGTGGCGGGCTCGGGCAACGATGTGGGTTCTATCGGCCGGATGTGTGCGGCATCGGGCGCATCCTGCGACGCGGCGCAATTGGCGGGCTGGGACATGCGCGAGTGGAAGCAGCGAATCGCCAAGGCGTTGCCCGAAGCCCGAGTCAGCGTGTGCTTCGACGAGGCGCCATGGAACGACGCAGCGGGCGAGTACGCATGGCCGTGCAGTCACACGGGCCGCAACGTGGTCGTGAAGCTCGGCTGGACGCCGCGCGTGCTCGCCGAGACGGCACCCACGCGCGCGCCACGTCTCGTGATGCAACTGATCGCGGGGCAAGCGGACGACGGCCATGCGGGTTCGTGA
- the ribD gene encoding bifunctional diaminohydroxyphosphoribosylaminopyrimidine deaminase/5-amino-6-(5-phosphoribosylamino)uracil reductase RibD, whose product MPSHKQDTQHIATALQLATSALLLTDPNPRVGCVLCDADGRVLGQGHTQKAGGPHAEVMALRDAAAQGHSVAGATAYVTLEPCSHHGRTGPCCDALIAAGVRRVVASLADPNPLVAGQGFERLRAAGIEVEVGPGTAESRELNIGFFSRMVRKQPWVRLKVAASLDGKTGLDNGVSQWITSEAARTDGHAWRARASAVLTGVGTVLEDNPRLDVRLVDTPRQPHLVVVDSRLQTPVDAHIFIAGRPVWIYAASRDEAKAAALEARGATVTCLPNADGKVDLPALLKDLAARGVNELHVESGHKLNGSMLREGCVDELLVYMAPKLIGKGLDIASHLHEGGPLTSLAGALPLEFRSVDMLGPDLRIVARVAGKDAF is encoded by the coding sequence ATGCCATCTCACAAACAAGACACACAGCACATCGCCACCGCGTTGCAGCTGGCCACCTCGGCGCTGCTGTTGACCGATCCGAATCCGCGCGTGGGCTGCGTGCTGTGCGACGCCGATGGCCGCGTGCTCGGCCAGGGCCACACGCAAAAGGCCGGCGGCCCGCATGCTGAAGTGATGGCACTGCGCGATGCCGCGGCGCAAGGCCATTCGGTTGCTGGTGCCACGGCCTACGTCACGCTCGAACCCTGCTCGCACCATGGCCGCACCGGGCCCTGCTGCGATGCGCTGATCGCGGCAGGGGTGCGGCGGGTCGTGGCGTCGCTCGCCGACCCGAACCCGTTGGTGGCGGGACAAGGCTTCGAGCGCCTGCGCGCGGCGGGTATCGAAGTCGAGGTCGGACCCGGCACGGCCGAATCGCGCGAACTGAACATCGGCTTCTTCAGCCGCATGGTCCGCAAGCAGCCCTGGGTGCGCCTGAAGGTCGCGGCCTCGCTCGACGGCAAGACCGGCCTGGACAACGGCGTGAGCCAATGGATCACGTCCGAAGCGGCCCGCACCGACGGCCATGCCTGGCGAGCCAGGGCCAGCGCGGTGCTGACCGGCGTCGGCACCGTGCTCGAAGACAACCCGCGCCTTGACGTGCGCCTGGTCGACACCCCGCGCCAGCCGCATCTGGTGGTGGTGGACAGCCGACTCCAGACGCCCGTCGACGCTCATATATTCATAGCAGGTCGCCCCGTCTGGATCTACGCGGCCAGCCGGGACGAAGCCAAGGCCGCCGCGCTGGAAGCCCGTGGCGCCACGGTCACCTGCCTGCCCAACGCCGATGGCAAGGTCGACCTGCCCGCCCTGCTGAAAGACCTGGCGGCACGCGGCGTCAATGAGCTGCACGTCGAATCGGGCCACAAGCTCAACGGCTCGATGCTGCGCGAAGGCTGCGTCGACGAGCTGCTGGTCTACATGGCGCCCAAGCTGATCGGCAAGGGGCTCGACATTGCGAGCCACCTGCACGAAGGCGGTCCGCTCACCTCGCTGGCGGGCGCGCTGCCCCTGGAATTCAGGTCTGTCGACATGCTCGGACCCGACCTGCGCATCGTGGCCCGGGTCGCCGGAAAGGACGCGTTCTAG
- a CDS encoding riboflavin synthase: protein MFTGIITGVGRIVAIHDLGTSSSFGKRLSIAVPDGYLDDVGLGDSIALNGACMTVTTLVPERQQFTIDISAESLDKTAGLTDEGSRINLEKALRASDRLGGHIVAGHVDGIGTVSFFEPIGESWELRVVAPPALARFLAYKGSITINGVSLTVNTVKDIADGAEISINLIPHTVENTSLGGLKAGSKINLEIDTVARYVERMLQAGVLVPPTAPYSKDTAE from the coding sequence ATGTTCACCGGAATCATCACCGGCGTGGGGCGCATCGTCGCCATTCACGACCTCGGCACCTCCTCCTCCTTTGGCAAAAGACTCAGCATTGCGGTGCCCGACGGCTACCTCGATGACGTGGGGCTTGGCGACAGCATCGCGCTCAACGGCGCCTGCATGACCGTCACCACGCTCGTCCCCGAGCGACAGCAGTTCACCATCGACATCTCAGCCGAATCCCTCGACAAGACCGCGGGCCTGACCGACGAAGGCAGCCGCATCAACCTCGAGAAGGCGTTGCGCGCCAGCGACCGGCTGGGCGGGCACATCGTGGCCGGCCATGTGGACGGCATCGGCACCGTGAGCTTTTTCGAGCCGATCGGCGAAAGCTGGGAGCTGCGCGTGGTCGCGCCGCCCGCCCTCGCCCGCTTCCTGGCCTACAAGGGCTCCATCACCATCAACGGCGTGAGCCTCACGGTCAACACCGTGAAAGACATCGCCGACGGCGCCGAGATCAGCATCAACCTGATCCCGCACACCGTCGAAAACACCTCCCTCGGCGGCCTGAAGGCCGGCTCGAAGATCAACCTCGAAATCGATACCGTGGCGCGCTACGTGGAGCGCATGCTCCAGGCCGGCGTGCTGGTACCGCCGACCGCCCCGTATTCCAAGGACACAGCCGAATGA
- the ribBA gene encoding bifunctional 3,4-dihydroxy-2-butanone-4-phosphate synthase/GTP cyclohydrolase II produces MNASVTPIGAPRAARAPAPIASVEEIVAELAAGRMVILVDEEDRENEGDIVIAADHITPEAINFMARHARGLICLTLSREMCERLQLPPMVQRNGAKHSTAFTVSIEAAEGVTTGISAADRSRTVQAAVAPNAVAADLVQPGHIFPLQAVDGGVLMRAGHTEAGCDLAAMAGCSPASVICEVMNEDGTMARLPDLQVFAAEHDIKIGTIAALIEHRSRVESLVEKVGCREIQTAWGAFTAHAFIDKPSRGVHLALVRGKWAPEDTVSVRVHEPLSVLDALEINRSLHSWSLDASLSHIATEGKGVAVLLNCGESAGELLAQFDGTARPAQAPERGRMDLRSYGIGAQILRECGVHKMNLLGTPRRMPSMAAGYGLEIAGYLTKD; encoded by the coding sequence ATGAACGCCTCCGTCACGCCGATCGGCGCTCCCCGCGCCGCGCGCGCCCCCGCACCGATCGCCTCGGTCGAGGAAATCGTGGCCGAGCTTGCCGCCGGCCGCATGGTGATCCTGGTCGACGAGGAAGACCGCGAGAACGAAGGCGACATCGTCATCGCAGCCGACCACATCACGCCCGAAGCCATCAACTTCATGGCACGCCACGCGCGTGGCCTGATCTGCCTGACGCTCTCGCGCGAGATGTGCGAGCGGCTGCAACTGCCGCCGATGGTCCAGCGCAACGGCGCCAAGCATTCGACCGCCTTCACGGTGTCGATCGAAGCCGCCGAAGGCGTGACCACCGGCATTTCGGCCGCCGACCGCTCGCGCACCGTGCAGGCCGCCGTCGCCCCCAACGCCGTGGCCGCCGACCTGGTGCAGCCCGGCCACATCTTCCCGCTGCAGGCGGTGGACGGCGGCGTGCTCATGCGCGCCGGCCATACCGAAGCCGGCTGCGACCTCGCCGCCATGGCTGGCTGCTCGCCCGCCTCGGTGATCTGCGAGGTGATGAACGAAGACGGCACCATGGCTCGCCTGCCCGACCTGCAGGTCTTCGCGGCCGAGCACGACATCAAGATCGGCACCATCGCCGCGCTGATCGAGCACCGCAGCCGCGTCGAATCGCTGGTCGAAAAAGTCGGCTGCCGCGAAATCCAGACCGCCTGGGGCGCCTTCACCGCCCACGCCTTCATCGACAAGCCCAGCCGCGGCGTTCACCTGGCGCTGGTGCGCGGCAAGTGGGCGCCCGAAGACACGGTGTCGGTGCGCGTGCACGAGCCGCTGTCGGTGCTCGACGCGCTCGAAATCAACCGCTCGCTGCATTCGTGGAGCCTGGACGCCAGCCTCTCGCACATCGCGACCGAAGGCAAGGGCGTGGCCGTGCTGCTGAACTGCGGCGAATCGGCCGGCGAGCTGCTGGCCCAGTTCGACGGCACCGCGCGCCCCGCGCAAGCCCCCGAGCGCGGCCGCATGGACCTGCGCAGCTACGGCATCGGCGCGCAGATCCTGCGCGAATGCGGCGTGCACAAGATGAACCTGCTGGGCACGCCGCGTCGCATGCCGAGCATGGCAGCGGGCTACGGCCTCGAAATTGCCGGCTACCTCACGAAAGACTGA
- the ribH gene encoding 6,7-dimethyl-8-ribityllumazine synthase yields MQGANKGADAKPLNGKGLRIGIVQARFNADITDALASACLSELESLGVAASDIHHLQVPGALEVPIALQALAERGGYHALVALGCIIRGETYHFELVANESGASVSRVALDYRLPIANAIITTENLEQAVARQTDKGRDAARVAVEMAQLLATLS; encoded by the coding sequence ATGCAAGGTGCAAACAAAGGCGCGGACGCCAAACCGCTCAACGGAAAAGGCCTGCGCATCGGCATCGTGCAGGCGCGTTTCAATGCCGACATCACCGATGCGCTCGCTTCGGCCTGCCTGTCGGAACTCGAATCGCTGGGCGTGGCCGCATCCGACATCCATCACCTGCAAGTGCCCGGCGCACTCGAAGTGCCCATCGCGCTGCAGGCGCTGGCCGAGCGCGGTGGCTACCACGCGCTCGTTGCGCTGGGCTGCATCATCCGCGGCGAGACCTACCACTTCGAACTGGTGGCCAACGAATCGGGCGCGAGCGTGAGCCGCGTTGCGCTCGACTACCGCCTTCCCATCGCCAACGCGATCATCACCACCGAAAACCTCGAGCAAGCCGTTGCCCGACAGACCGACAAAGGCCGCGACGCAGCCCGCGTGGCTGTCGAGATGGCGCAACTGCTGGCCACCCTTTCATGA
- the nusB gene encoding transcription antitermination factor NusB, with protein sequence MTDDTSKPTGTKPRQSRVGLTSTGVRKASAKSNRSRAREFALQALYQHLVGRNDPTDIDHFTRDLAGFHKADALHYDALLHGSIAGAEQLDALIRPLLDRKFEEISPVEHAVMWIGVYEFQNCLDVPWRVVLNECIELAKEFGGTDGHKYVNAVLNGLAPQLRPLEVEADRASGKAKA encoded by the coding sequence ATGACCGACGACACCTCCAAGCCCACTGGCACCAAGCCCCGTCAATCGCGCGTGGGCCTGACCAGCACCGGCGTGCGCAAGGCTTCGGCCAAGTCCAACCGCAGCCGCGCACGCGAATTCGCGCTGCAGGCGCTCTACCAGCACCTGGTGGGCCGCAACGACCCGACCGACATCGACCATTTCACGCGCGACCTCGCGGGCTTTCACAAGGCCGACGCCCTGCACTACGACGCGCTGCTGCACGGCTCGATCGCGGGCGCCGAGCAGCTCGACGCGCTGATCCGTCCGCTGCTCGACCGCAAGTTCGAGGAAATTTCGCCCGTCGAGCACGCCGTGATGTGGATCGGCGTGTACGAGTTCCAGAACTGCCTGGACGTGCCGTGGCGCGTGGTGCTCAACGAGTGCATCGAGCTTGCCAAGGAATTCGGCGGCACCGACGGCCACAAGTATGTGAACGCGGTGCTCAACGGCCTGGCACCGCAACTGCGCCCGCTCGAAGTCGAAGCCGACCGGGCCTCGGGCAAGGCCAAGGCATGA
- a CDS encoding pyridoxal phosphate-dependent aminotransferase, with the protein MRISTRAQRIEPFYVMEVAKAAGVLAREVAHTDRPMIFLNIGEPDFTAPPLVQEAAARAVRAGATQYTQATGLDHLRERISGWYKSRFNVDVPARRIVVTAGASAALQLACLALIESGDEILLPDPSYPCNRHFVSAADGKAVLIPTTAEERFQLTAAKVEAAWTDKTRGVLLASPSNPTGTSIAPDELRRIHEVVSQRGGITLIDEIYLGLSYDDAFGQTALAIDDNVISINSFSKYFNMTGWRLGWLVVPDALVPVIERLAQNLFICASTVSQYAALACFEAESIAEYERRRAEFKARRDWFIPQLNALGLNVPVMPDGAFYAWADCTSVADKLGISGSWDFAFETMKRAHVAVTPGRDFGTAETAKFVRFSTASSMAHLQEAIARLRAMTEQ; encoded by the coding sequence ATGAGGATTTCGACGCGCGCACAGCGCATCGAGCCCTTCTATGTGATGGAGGTGGCCAAGGCCGCGGGTGTGCTGGCACGCGAGGTGGCCCACACCGACCGGCCGATGATCTTCCTGAACATCGGCGAGCCCGACTTCACCGCCCCTCCGCTGGTGCAGGAAGCCGCTGCCCGCGCCGTGCGCGCCGGCGCCACGCAGTACACGCAAGCCACCGGCCTCGACCATCTGCGCGAGCGCATCAGCGGCTGGTACAAGAGCCGCTTCAATGTCGACGTGCCTGCCCGCCGCATCGTGGTGACGGCCGGCGCATCGGCCGCGCTGCAACTGGCCTGCCTGGCGCTGATCGAGTCCGGCGACGAGATCCTGCTGCCCGACCCCAGCTACCCCTGCAACCGCCATTTCGTGAGCGCGGCAGACGGCAAGGCCGTGCTGATCCCGACCACGGCCGAAGAACGCTTTCAGCTCACCGCCGCCAAGGTCGAGGCCGCCTGGACCGACAAGACGCGCGGCGTGCTGCTCGCCTCGCCGTCCAATCCGACCGGCACTTCGATCGCGCCCGACGAACTGCGCCGCATCCACGAGGTGGTGTCGCAGCGCGGGGGCATCACGCTGATCGACGAAATCTACCTCGGCCTCTCGTACGACGATGCTTTCGGGCAGACCGCGCTGGCCATCGACGACAACGTCATCAGCATCAACAGCTTCAGCAAGTACTTCAACATGACCGGCTGGCGCCTGGGCTGGCTGGTGGTGCCCGATGCGCTGGTGCCGGTGATCGAGCGGCTGGCGCAGAACCTCTTCATCTGCGCGAGCACGGTGTCGCAGTACGCGGCGCTGGCCTGCTTCGAGGCCGAGAGCATTGCCGAGTACGAGCGCCGCCGCGCCGAGTTCAAGGCGCGCCGCGACTGGTTCATTCCGCAGCTCAATGCGCTCGGCCTGAACGTGCCCGTGATGCCCGACGGCGCCTTCTATGCCTGGGCCGACTGCACGAGCGTGGCCGACAAGCTCGGCATCTCGGGCAGCTGGGACTTCGCCTTCGAGACCATGAAGCGTGCCCACGTGGCCGTCACGCCGGGCCGCGACTTCGGCACCGCCGAGACGGCCAAGTTCGTGCGCTTCTCCACGGCCAGCTCGATGGCCCACCTGCAGGAAGCCATCGCGCGACTGCGGGCCATGACCGAGCAATGA
- a CDS encoding YbgC/FadM family acyl-CoA thioesterase, with the protein MSYAFPLRVYWEDTDAGGIVFYANYLKFMERGRTEWLRSLGVEQRKLREESGGQFVVSETQLKYHRPSRLDDELLVTADLQQLGTASLIIGQRVLSKTEQERTGAAAPVLLCEGTIRIGWVNATTLRPARMPTQVTGTLERYSGSMTQPFKP; encoded by the coding sequence TTGAGCTACGCGTTCCCGCTTCGCGTCTACTGGGAAGACACCGACGCCGGCGGCATCGTGTTCTACGCCAACTACCTGAAGTTCATGGAGCGCGGTCGCACCGAGTGGTTGCGTTCGCTGGGCGTAGAACAGCGCAAGCTGCGCGAAGAAAGCGGCGGCCAGTTCGTGGTGAGCGAAACGCAACTGAAATACCATCGCCCATCCCGGCTCGACGACGAACTGCTGGTTACAGCCGATCTTCAACAATTGGGTACTGCGTCGTTGATAATCGGTCAGCGCGTGCTATCAAAAACAGAGCAAGAGCGAACGGGGGCTGCGGCACCCGTCTTGCTGTGCGAAGGCACGATCCGCATTGGCTGGGTGAACGCCACCACATTGCGTCCTGCACGCATGCCGACCCAAGTTACGGGAACCCTTGAGCGCTACAGCGGCTCCATGACTCAACCTTTCAAGCCATGA
- the tolQ gene encoding protein TolQ — protein sequence MNQDLSIINLLLHASFVVQMVVLLLVIVSISSWAAIFRKFFALKRMRALNDDFEREFWSGTSLNELFASAAQNAKFAGPMERIFASGMREYQKLRERHVTDAPTLLDGARRAMRASFQRELDAAEQNLSFLATVGSVSPYVGLFGTVWGIMHAFTGLAALTQVTLATVAPGIAEALVATAIGLFAAIPAVVSYNRFAREIDKIAIALETYIEEFSNILQRNLSANPSASGTASSVAPANR from the coding sequence ATGAATCAAGACCTCTCCATCATCAACCTCCTGCTCCACGCGAGCTTCGTGGTGCAAATGGTCGTGCTGCTGCTCGTGATCGTTTCGATCTCCAGCTGGGCCGCGATCTTTCGCAAGTTCTTCGCCCTGAAGCGCATGCGTGCGCTCAACGACGACTTCGAACGCGAATTCTGGTCGGGCACCAGCCTGAACGAGCTGTTCGCCTCGGCCGCCCAGAACGCCAAGTTCGCGGGGCCCATGGAGCGCATCTTCGCTTCGGGCATGCGCGAGTACCAGAAGCTGCGCGAGCGCCACGTCACCGACGCTCCCACGCTGCTCGACGGCGCCCGCCGCGCGATGCGCGCGAGCTTCCAGCGCGAGCTGGATGCGGCGGAACAGAACCTCTCGTTCCTGGCCACCGTCGGTTCGGTGTCGCCGTACGTGGGCCTGTTCGGCACGGTCTGGGGGATCATGCATGCCTTCACCGGCCTGGCCGCCCTCACGCAGGTGACGCTGGCCACCGTGGCGCCCGGCATCGCCGAAGCGCTGGTGGCCACCGCCATCGGCCTGTTCGCCGCCATTCCCGCGGTGGTCAGCTACAACCGCTTCGCCCGCGAGATCGACAAGATCGCCATCGCCCTCGAAACCTACATCGAGGAGTTCTCCAACATCCTGCAGCGCAACCTCTCGGCCAACCCGAGCGCGAGCGGCACTGCGTCGTCGGTGGCTCCGGCCAACCGCTGA
- a CDS encoding biopolymer transporter ExbD — translation MPAVSSRGRGRRTINEINMVPFIDVMLVLLIIFMVTAPLITPSVINLPTVDRANKQPDKPIEIVIKSDDEVQIKKDPSTGTGGTSIPMTQIGSAAKTAQGGDDQRPVVISADKSVKYETVVKAMNQLKRSGIERVGLSVTTTGTTAGGK, via the coding sequence ATGCCCGCCGTTTCATCCCGGGGCCGAGGACGCCGCACGATCAACGAGATCAACATGGTCCCGTTCATCGACGTGATGCTGGTGCTGCTGATCATCTTCATGGTCACCGCGCCGCTCATCACGCCGAGCGTGATCAACCTGCCCACGGTCGACCGCGCCAACAAGCAGCCCGACAAGCCCATCGAGATCGTCATCAAGAGCGACGACGAAGTGCAGATCAAGAAAGACCCGTCCACCGGCACCGGCGGCACGTCGATCCCCATGACGCAGATCGGCTCGGCCGCCAAGACCGCGCAGGGCGGCGACGACCAGCGCCCGGTGGTCATCAGCGCCGACAAGTCGGTGAAGTACGAAACCGTCGTCAAGGCGATGAACCAGCTCAAGCGCAGCGGCATCGAGCGCGTGGGCCTGTCGGTCACGACCACGGGCACGACCGCGGGCGGCAAATAA
- a CDS encoding cell envelope integrity protein TolA produces the protein MSLALDRPEFAPPPQRGTPRAVVLALIAHALLIAALTWGVRWKSEADEGAVDAELWSSTVQQAAPRLSAPQAPAPVPAPPPPAPAPPPPPVAKAPEPAPPPRTPDIALERDKKLKEQKEQKERELEQQQQQKKKELEAKQRAQDEADRKKEQQQKLADAKKQQETDAKQVEAKKAEAAAKQAAADRAATLKRMQGLAGASGSDDSKGTAMRSSGPSSGYAGRIAAAVRPNITFPDADTVNGNPAAEFEVSLAPDGTIVNVKLSKSSGLPGWDDAAERGLRKTDRLPRDTDGRIFPSLIVSLRPKR, from the coding sequence ATGTCGCTCGCACTGGACCGCCCCGAGTTCGCGCCACCGCCGCAGCGCGGCACGCCGCGTGCCGTCGTGCTCGCCCTCATTGCGCATGCGTTGCTGATCGCCGCGCTGACATGGGGCGTGCGCTGGAAAAGCGAAGCCGACGAAGGCGCGGTCGATGCCGAGCTGTGGTCGTCCACGGTGCAGCAGGCCGCTCCGCGCCTGTCCGCACCGCAGGCACCGGCGCCCGTTCCCGCACCGCCGCCTCCCGCGCCAGCGCCACCGCCGCCCCCTGTCGCCAAGGCCCCCGAGCCAGCACCGCCGCCACGCACCCCCGACATTGCCCTGGAGCGCGACAAGAAGCTCAAGGAGCAAAAAGAACAGAAAGAGCGCGAGCTCGAACAGCAGCAACAGCAAAAGAAGAAAGAGCTCGAAGCCAAGCAGCGCGCGCAAGACGAGGCCGACCGCAAGAAGGAACAGCAGCAGAAGCTGGCCGACGCGAAGAAGCAGCAGGAAACCGACGCCAAGCAGGTCGAAGCCAAGAAGGCTGAAGCGGCAGCCAAGCAGGCCGCCGCCGACCGCGCGGCCACGCTCAAGCGCATGCAGGGCCTGGCAGGCGCCAGCGGCAGTGACGACTCGAAGGGCACGGCCATGCGGTCATCCGGACCGTCGAGCGGCTACGCCGGACGCATTGCCGCCGCGGTGCGCCCGAACATCACCTTCCCCGATGCCGACACCGTGAACGGCAATCCTGCGGCCGAGTTCGAAGTGAGCCTGGCACCCGACGGCACCATCGTCAACGTCAAGCTCAGCAAGTCGAGCGGCCTGCCGGGCTGGGACGACGCGGCCGAGCGCGGCCTGCGCAAGACCGACAGGCTGCCGCGCGATACCGACGGACGCATCTTTCCGTCGCTGATCGTCTCGCTGCGACCCAAGCGCTGA